A part of Pararoseomonas sp. SCSIO 73927 genomic DNA contains:
- a CDS encoding GFA family protein, whose amino-acid sequence MMKGGCHCGAIRYEVTGEVLHHALCHCGDCRRHAGAPMVGWAMLPAEALKVTGEPVVYASSEHGRRQFCGHCGTSLFYVNEAMLPGMIDIQSGTLDDPEALPPGVQIQVAERLSWMARLDELPTFERYPPG is encoded by the coding sequence ATGATGAAGGGCGGCTGCCACTGTGGGGCGATCCGCTACGAGGTGACGGGCGAGGTGCTGCACCACGCCCTCTGCCATTGCGGCGACTGCCGCCGCCACGCCGGCGCCCCGATGGTGGGCTGGGCCATGCTGCCGGCCGAGGCCCTGAAGGTGACGGGCGAGCCGGTGGTCTACGCCTCCTCCGAGCACGGCCGACGCCAGTTCTGCGGCCATTGCGGCACGAGCCTCTTCTACGTGAACGAGGCGATGCTGCCGGGGATGATCGATATCCAGAGCGGCACGCTGGACGACCCCGAGGCCCTGCCGCCCGGTGTCCAGATCCAGGTGGCCGAGCGGCTCTCCTGGATGGCGCGGCTGGACGAGTTGCCAACCTTCGAACGGTACCCGCCGGGATGA
- the odhB gene encoding 2-oxoglutarate dehydrogenase complex dihydrolipoyllysine-residue succinyltransferase has protein sequence MTEILVPTLGESVTTATVARWLKKVGESVAADEPLVELETDKVTVEVNAPSAGTVESISADEGAEVEVGGLLGTLGAGAGAPAAKPAAPAAAATPAAAPASGPKVEEPKPVTGPVSRPGGAEPTTATSAHAPLPAAAKMMAEKGVSADQIGAGSAKDGRIAKGDVLDFLARPAAPSAAPAAKAAPRAAEAGEERVKMTRLRLTIARRLKEAQNTAAMLTTFNEVDMSNAMALRAEYKDAFEKKHGVKLGFMSFFVKACVAALQEFPAVNAEISGDEIVYKQFVNMGIAVGGPSGLVVPVLRNVQDMSFADVEKTIGDFGKRVRAGQLKLEEMAGGSFTITNGGIYGSLMSTPILNPPQSGILGMHAIKERAMVVGGKIEIRPMMYIALSYDHRIVDGKEAVSFLVRVKESVEDARRLLLGL, from the coding sequence ATGACCGAGATCCTGGTGCCCACCCTGGGCGAGAGCGTCACCACGGCCACCGTGGCCCGCTGGCTGAAGAAGGTGGGCGAATCGGTCGCCGCCGACGAGCCGCTGGTCGAGCTGGAGACGGACAAGGTGACGGTGGAGGTCAACGCCCCCTCCGCCGGCACCGTCGAGAGCATCTCCGCCGATGAGGGCGCCGAGGTCGAGGTCGGCGGCCTGCTCGGCACGCTCGGCGCCGGCGCCGGTGCTCCCGCCGCCAAGCCCGCGGCCCCCGCTGCCGCTGCCACCCCCGCCGCTGCCCCGGCGAGCGGCCCGAAGGTCGAGGAGCCGAAGCCGGTCACCGGCCCCGTCTCCCGCCCCGGCGGCGCGGAGCCGACGACCGCCACCTCCGCCCATGCCCCGCTGCCCGCCGCCGCCAAGATGATGGCGGAGAAGGGCGTCTCCGCCGACCAGATCGGTGCCGGCTCCGCCAAGGACGGGCGCATCGCCAAGGGCGACGTGCTGGACTTCCTAGCCCGTCCCGCCGCACCGAGCGCTGCCCCCGCCGCCAAGGCCGCCCCGCGCGCCGCCGAGGCCGGCGAGGAGCGGGTGAAGATGACCCGCCTGCGCCTGACCATCGCGCGCCGCCTGAAGGAGGCGCAGAACACCGCCGCCATGCTCACCACCTTCAACGAGGTGGACATGAGCAACGCGATGGCGCTCCGCGCCGAGTACAAGGACGCCTTCGAGAAGAAGCACGGCGTGAAGCTCGGCTTTATGTCCTTCTTCGTGAAGGCCTGCGTCGCCGCCCTGCAGGAGTTCCCGGCCGTCAACGCCGAGATCTCCGGGGACGAGATCGTCTACAAGCAGTTCGTGAACATGGGCATCGCGGTGGGCGGCCCGTCCGGCCTCGTCGTTCCCGTGCTGCGCAACGTGCAGGACATGTCCTTCGCGGATGTCGAGAAGACGATCGGCGATTTCGGCAAGCGCGTCCGCGCCGGCCAGCTGAAGCTTGAGGAGATGGCGGGCGGCAGCTTCACCATCACCAATGGCGGCATCTACGGCAGCCTGATGTCCACCCCGATCCTGAACCCACCCCAGTCCGGCATCCTCGGGATGCACGCGATCAAGGAGCGGGCGATGGTGGTGGGCGGCAAGATCGAGATCCGCCCGATGATGTACATCGCGCTGAGCTACGACCACCGGATCGTGGACGGGAAGGAGGCGGTGTCCTTCCTGGTGCGCGTGAAGGAGAGCGTGGAGGACGCGCGGCGCCTGCTGCTCGGCCTCTGA
- a CDS encoding calcium-binding protein, with translation MSEPTRTPIDPKALDQVVGGAYIRGTEGADNTQGTAAADSIMVGGGNDYVQAGAGDDIVYAGAGNDAVLAGDGHDYVTADAGDDYVEGGAGNDVLVGGDGRDALVGGTGHDNINGGAGADWIDGGDGNDTLMGSSVADGVADSASGGAGDDLYAWRPGSGNDYFEGGQGRDTVALFDVSMDGLRSGLQVYDGGLQMHVGSDNSVSFTNAAGQPATFSGQLSIGGETLRFDNVEAIRLY, from the coding sequence ATGAGCGAGCCGACCAGGACCCCCATCGACCCCAAGGCGCTCGACCAGGTGGTCGGCGGCGCCTACATCCGCGGCACCGAGGGCGCGGATAATACCCAGGGCACCGCTGCCGCCGACAGCATCATGGTCGGTGGCGGCAATGACTACGTCCAGGCCGGTGCCGGGGACGATATCGTCTACGCGGGCGCGGGCAACGATGCCGTGCTCGCCGGCGACGGCCACGACTACGTCACCGCCGACGCCGGGGACGACTACGTGGAGGGCGGTGCCGGGAACGACGTGCTCGTCGGCGGCGACGGCCGGGACGCGCTGGTCGGCGGCACGGGCCACGACAACATCAACGGCGGCGCCGGCGCCGACTGGATTGATGGCGGTGACGGCAACGACACGCTGATGGGCAGTTCCGTCGCCGACGGCGTTGCGGACTCCGCCTCCGGCGGTGCCGGGGACGACCTCTATGCTTGGCGGCCGGGCAGCGGCAACGACTACTTTGAGGGCGGCCAGGGGCGGGATACCGTGGCTCTCTTCGACGTCAGCATGGACGGGCTCCGCAGCGGGCTGCAGGTCTATGACGGTGGCCTGCAGATGCATGTGGGCAGCGACAACTCGGTCAGCTTCACCAACGCCGCCGGCCAGCCCGCCACCTTCAGCGGCCAGCTTTCCATCGGCGGCGAGACCCTGCGCTTCGACAACGTGGAGGCCATCCGGCTCTACTGA
- a CDS encoding helix-turn-helix domain-containing protein has translation MPRTDFARIRCPVARAMEVLGERWSILVMREAFYGTTRFDDFARHLGIATNILSARLAKLVEHDLLERVPEGARHAYRLTEKGGAFFPVFLALKGWSDRWMAGPEGQAMCLLDAGTGEEVVCPPPLDSAGRPLTPEGIRLVPGPAASEAMRRRFPGTAHG, from the coding sequence ATGCCACGAACCGACTTCGCGCGAATACGCTGTCCCGTCGCCCGCGCCATGGAGGTGCTGGGTGAGCGCTGGTCCATCCTGGTGATGCGGGAGGCCTTCTACGGCACCACCCGCTTCGACGACTTCGCCCGCCATCTCGGGATCGCCACGAACATCCTCAGCGCGCGTCTGGCCAAGCTGGTGGAGCATGATCTGCTGGAGCGCGTGCCCGAAGGCGCCCGCCACGCCTACCGCCTGACGGAGAAGGGAGGGGCGTTCTTCCCCGTCTTCCTCGCCCTGAAGGGCTGGAGCGACCGCTGGATGGCCGGGCCGGAGGGCCAGGCCATGTGCCTGCTCGACGCCGGGACGGGGGAGGAGGTCGTCTGCCCGCCGCCACTCGACTCCGCCGGGCGGCCGCTGACGCCGGAGGGAATCCGCCTCGTCCCCGGCCCGGCCGCGAGCGAGGCGATGCGCCGCCGCTTCCCGGGGACCGCCCATGGCTGA
- a CDS encoding MATE family efflux transporter produces the protein MADTILAAPVRPSAARQILALAAPTALSAVLQAAAQIAETWLAARQGTEALAGWSVVLPFSLLMQMMSSGAMGGGVSSAIARALGAGRREEASALVLHAVLIAVLAGAGFAVLLAGFPRPVLGAIGGAAATEAAAPYAVLLFGLGAVPVWLANTLASVLRGGGRHALAARVLVITWAAYPPLAWLLAEPVGMGLPGIGLGLAIAFTGSTLAMGWVVLRGGAGFRPVLRVRPSGAMFWRILSVGLLASVLAGVANLTTILVTARLASHGPVAVAAYGISARLEFLMIPIAFGVGSALTALVGRAVGAGDWPGARRLAWTGGGMALVLTGLIGLLVAAAPRAFAGFFTDDPAVVEMAARALSYTGLAFGGFGLGMALYFASQGAGRMRWPLAAALSRIGVAVGGGWLLGDVLGMGLDGQFLAVALGITAYGLVTAAGVRPGVWSRP, from the coding sequence ATGGCTGACACGATCCTCGCGGCGCCGGTCCGCCCCTCGGCCGCCCGGCAGATCCTGGCGCTGGCCGCGCCCACCGCGCTCAGCGCCGTGCTCCAGGCCGCGGCCCAGATCGCGGAGACCTGGCTGGCGGCGCGCCAGGGGACGGAGGCGCTGGCCGGCTGGTCCGTGGTGCTGCCCTTCTCGCTGCTGATGCAGATGATGTCCTCCGGCGCGATGGGGGGCGGCGTCTCCTCCGCCATCGCCCGCGCCCTCGGCGCCGGGCGGCGGGAGGAGGCCTCGGCCCTCGTGCTCCACGCCGTCCTCATCGCCGTGCTGGCCGGGGCCGGCTTTGCCGTGCTGCTGGCGGGCTTCCCGCGCCCCGTGCTCGGCGCGATCGGCGGGGCGGCGGCGACGGAGGCGGCGGCGCCCTACGCCGTCCTGCTCTTCGGCCTCGGCGCCGTGCCGGTCTGGCTCGCCAATACCCTCGCCTCCGTCCTGCGCGGCGGCGGGCGCCACGCCCTGGCCGCGCGGGTGCTGGTGATCACCTGGGCCGCCTACCCGCCGCTCGCCTGGCTCCTCGCGGAGCCGGTGGGGATGGGCCTGCCGGGGATCGGCCTGGGGCTGGCGATCGCCTTCACCGGCTCCACCCTCGCCATGGGCTGGGTGGTGCTGCGCGGCGGCGCCGGGTTCCGGCCAGTGCTGCGGGTGCGGCCCTCCGGCGCGATGTTCTGGCGCATCCTCTCCGTGGGGCTGCTGGCCTCGGTGCTGGCGGGGGTGGCGAATCTCACCACCATCCTCGTCACCGCCCGGCTGGCCTCCCACGGCCCAGTGGCGGTGGCGGCCTACGGCATCTCCGCGCGGCTGGAGTTCCTGATGATCCCCATCGCCTTTGGCGTGGGGTCGGCGCTCACGGCGCTGGTGGGCCGGGCGGTCGGGGCCGGGGACTGGCCGGGGGCGCGCCGCCTCGCCTGGACGGGCGGGGGGATGGCGCTGGTCCTCACCGGCCTCATCGGCCTGCTGGTGGCCGCCGCGCCCCGCGCCTTCGCCGGCTTCTTCACGGACGACCCGGCGGTGGTGGAGATGGCGGCCCGCGCCCTGTCCTACACCGGCCTCGCCTTCGGCGGCTTCGGGCTGGGCATGGCGCTCTACTTCGCTTCCCAGGGGGCCGGGCGGATGCGCTGGCCGCTCGCGGCGGCGCTTTCGCGGATCGGGGTGGCCGTGGGCGGCGGCTGGCTGCTGGGCGACGTGCTGGGGATGGGGCTGGACGGTCAGTTCCTGGCCGTCGCCCTCGGCATCACCGCCTACGGGCTCGTCACCGCCGCCGGGGTGCGGCCGGGGGTCTGGTCCCGGCCCTGA
- a CDS encoding PGPGW domain-containing protein, whose product MDDRTSTFITLKPRPGRKALGLFFIVLGVLGLVLPFLQGFLFLALGIFVLRDQYIWAANRWAWVAGRWPGAVSRIESLETSLNERVAGWGMRVRRAIGRG is encoded by the coding sequence ATGGATGACAGAACCTCCACCTTTATCACGCTGAAGCCCAGGCCCGGCCGCAAGGCGCTGGGCCTGTTCTTTATCGTCCTCGGCGTGCTGGGCCTCGTCCTGCCCTTCCTGCAGGGGTTCCTCTTCCTCGCCCTCGGCATCTTCGTGCTGCGGGACCAGTACATCTGGGCCGCCAATCGCTGGGCCTGGGTGGCCGGGCGCTGGCCGGGGGCGGTCTCCCGGATCGAGTCGCTGGAAACCTCCCTGAACGAGCGGGTGGCGGGCTGGGGCATGCGCGTCCGGCGGGCGATCGGGCGGGGCTGA
- the lpdA gene encoding dihydrolipoyl dehydrogenase, which translates to MADSFDLIVIGAGPGGYVCAIRAAQLGLKVACVEKRETLGGTCLNIGCIPSKALLQSSENFDEIAHKFADHGITVEGIKLDLARMQARKGEVVSANVKGVEFLFRKNKVTWLKGAGKIVSAGKVEVAGTTYETKNIVIATGSESVPLRGVEVDEKQVVTSTGALELPAVPKHLVVIGAGVIGLELGSVWRRLGAEVTVIEFLDRILPGMDNEVAKQFERVLTKQGFKFQLGHKVTGATKSEKGITLTVEPAKGGDAQSLEADVVLVAIGRRPYVEGLGLDAAGVALDERGRVKTDHHFATNVPGIYAIGDVIAGPMLAHKAEDEGVAIAEILAGQHGHVNYAAIPGVVYTWPEVASVGATEEELKAAGTAYKVGKFPFTANGRARAMGDTDGFAKILADKATDRVLGAHILGPDAGSLIAEMVTAVEFGASAEDVARICHAHPTLSEAVKEAALAVDGRALHI; encoded by the coding sequence ATGGCCGACTCCTTCGACCTTATCGTGATCGGCGCCGGCCCCGGCGGCTATGTCTGCGCCATCCGCGCCGCGCAGCTGGGCCTGAAGGTGGCCTGCGTGGAGAAGCGGGAGACCCTCGGCGGCACCTGCCTGAACATCGGCTGCATCCCCTCCAAGGCGCTGCTCCAGTCCTCCGAGAACTTCGACGAGATCGCCCACAAGTTCGCCGACCACGGCATCACGGTGGAGGGCATCAAGCTCGACCTCGCCCGGATGCAGGCGCGCAAGGGCGAGGTGGTCTCGGCCAATGTGAAGGGCGTCGAGTTCCTCTTCCGCAAGAACAAGGTCACTTGGCTGAAGGGCGCGGGGAAGATTGTCTCGGCCGGGAAGGTCGAGGTGGCCGGCACGACCTACGAGACGAAGAACATCGTCATCGCCACGGGCAGCGAGAGCGTGCCGCTCCGCGGCGTCGAGGTGGACGAGAAGCAGGTCGTCACCTCCACCGGCGCGCTGGAACTGCCGGCAGTGCCGAAGCACCTGGTGGTGATCGGCGCCGGCGTGATCGGGCTGGAGCTCGGCAGCGTGTGGCGCCGCCTGGGCGCCGAGGTGACGGTGATCGAGTTCCTGGACCGCATCCTGCCGGGCATGGACAACGAGGTCGCCAAGCAGTTTGAGCGCGTGCTGACGAAGCAGGGCTTCAAGTTCCAGCTCGGGCATAAGGTGACGGGCGCGACCAAGAGCGAGAAGGGCATCACCCTGACCGTGGAGCCCGCCAAGGGCGGCGATGCCCAGAGCCTTGAGGCCGACGTGGTGCTCGTGGCCATCGGCCGCCGCCCCTACGTGGAGGGCCTGGGCCTCGATGCGGCCGGCGTGGCGCTGGACGAGCGCGGCCGGGTGAAGACCGACCACCACTTCGCCACCAACGTTCCCGGCATCTACGCGATCGGCGACGTGATCGCCGGCCCGATGCTGGCCCACAAGGCCGAGGACGAGGGCGTGGCGATCGCCGAGATCCTGGCTGGCCAGCACGGCCACGTGAACTACGCGGCCATCCCCGGCGTCGTCTACACCTGGCCGGAGGTCGCCTCCGTGGGCGCCACGGAGGAGGAGCTGAAGGCCGCCGGCACCGCCTACAAGGTCGGCAAGTTCCCCTTCACCGCCAATGGCCGCGCCCGCGCCATGGGCGACACGGACGGCTTCGCCAAGATCCTGGCCGACAAGGCGACGGACCGCGTGCTCGGTGCCCACATCCTGGGTCCCGACGCCGGCTCCCTGATCGCGGAGATGGTGACGGCGGTGGAGTTCGGCGCTAGCGCCGAGGACGTGGCCCGCATCTGCCACGCCCACCCGACGCTGAGCGAGGCGGTGAAGGAAGCCGCCCTGGCCGTGGACGGCCGCGCCCTGCACATCTGA
- a CDS encoding DUF4440 domain-containing protein has translation MTVKATAPAHPDDLAGVRDWFRTLSEHVRAVDFVPARALFAEDFIAFGTFSDFLVGRDNTEANQWRKVWPTIDGFTYRLENVQAIVSPDRLHATGMAVWDSTGTREDGTPFERPGRTTVSLARERVGDPWVATHTHMSLFRGTPDVSHGKKAPRS, from the coding sequence ATGACCGTGAAAGCCACCGCCCCCGCGCACCCGGACGACCTGGCAGGGGTGCGGGACTGGTTCCGCACCCTGTCCGAGCACGTGCGGGCCGTGGATTTCGTGCCGGCCCGCGCCCTCTTCGCCGAGGACTTCATCGCCTTCGGCACCTTCAGCGATTTCCTAGTCGGCCGCGACAACACGGAAGCGAACCAGTGGCGCAAGGTGTGGCCGACCATCGACGGCTTCACCTACCGGCTGGAGAACGTGCAGGCGATCGTCTCCCCGGACCGGCTGCACGCCACAGGCATGGCGGTGTGGGATTCCACCGGCACCCGGGAGGACGGCACGCCCTTCGAGCGGCCCGGCCGCACCACCGTCTCCCTGGCGCGGGAGAGGGTGGGCGATCCCTGGGTGGCGACGCACACGCACATGTCCCTGTTCCGCGGCACCCCGGATGTCAGCCACGGAAAGAAGGCGCCCAGGAGCTGA
- a CDS encoding putative 2OG-Fe(II) oxygenase, which yields MDHGPQADLSSLEPLTFSAAGFRQRNVFPTPLLVAPVNDAAALNERLRPAILARAARERGAGEDGWRSADDFASWSGPAGAALLEAATRLANGFTALRTPDGAALEGVLNWRSNAWASVSGADHAGQPAYHPGAFWSGVYWVDAGDEAPAGKGAGPGGEFEMHDPRGILPGFSAPQLRMAIPGCLSAGLTDYEAPRTGTMLVFPSWLVHGARRYSGIRPRISVGFTLSA from the coding sequence ATGGACCACGGACCGCAGGCCGACCTCTCCTCGCTCGAGCCGCTCACCTTCAGCGCCGCGGGCTTCCGCCAGCGCAATGTCTTCCCGACGCCCCTGCTGGTGGCCCCGGTGAACGACGCGGCGGCGCTGAACGAGAGGTTGCGCCCCGCCATCCTCGCCCGCGCCGCGCGGGAGCGCGGCGCGGGCGAGGATGGCTGGCGATCCGCGGACGACTTCGCCTCCTGGTCCGGCCCCGCCGGTGCCGCGCTGCTGGAGGCCGCGACGCGGCTGGCGAACGGGTTCACCGCCCTCCGCACGCCGGACGGCGCGGCTCTGGAAGGCGTGCTGAACTGGCGTAGCAACGCCTGGGCCAGCGTGAGCGGGGCGGACCACGCGGGCCAGCCCGCTTATCACCCCGGCGCCTTCTGGTCCGGCGTGTACTGGGTGGATGCCGGGGACGAGGCGCCGGCCGGGAAGGGGGCGGGACCCGGCGGCGAGTTCGAGATGCACGATCCGCGCGGCATCCTGCCCGGCTTCTCCGCCCCGCAGCTCCGCATGGCCATTCCCGGCTGCCTCAGCGCGGGGCTGACGGATTACGAGGCGCCGCGGACGGGCACGATGCTGGTCTTCCCCTCCTGGCTGGTCCACGGCGCGCGGCGCTACTCGGGGATCCGGCCCCGGATCTCGGTCGGGTTCACCCTCTCGGCGTAG
- a CDS encoding M50 family metallopeptidase, translating to MTGPGTVTLRIPGLPPLRADPGVLLVPLVATFPLWWGLRGNSPWVAAIVVPGLILSVLAHELGHAITAQRMGYPVQQIRLSTEGGAAVLEGTTIHPPPAITWAGPLVNLALGLALLLAAAALGAAAPAPDPGPYLTPPPAPTGLARRALLWLGWGNILLGAVNLLPAFPLDGGHLLADAIRRRSGPRRALRLVGLLGMVLSALSWVALAASVAAGVPLWLPPDWGPNWDAWRSAGQGPRALG from the coding sequence ATGACCGGGCCGGGCACCGTCACGCTCCGCATCCCCGGGCTGCCGCCCCTGCGCGCCGATCCCGGGGTGCTGCTCGTCCCGCTGGTGGCGACCTTCCCGCTCTGGTGGGGGCTGCGCGGCAACAGTCCCTGGGTGGCGGCGATCGTGGTGCCCGGGCTCATCCTATCGGTGCTGGCGCATGAACTGGGCCATGCGATCACGGCCCAGCGGATGGGCTACCCGGTCCAGCAAATCCGGTTGAGCACGGAGGGCGGCGCGGCGGTGCTGGAGGGCACCACGATCCACCCGCCGCCCGCCATCACCTGGGCCGGGCCGCTGGTGAACCTCGCCCTGGGCCTGGCACTTCTGCTCGCCGCCGCGGCGCTCGGGGCGGCGGCGCCGGCGCCCGATCCCGGCCCGTACCTGACGCCCCCGCCGGCGCCGACGGGGTTGGCGCGGCGTGCCCTGCTCTGGCTGGGCTGGGGCAACATCCTCCTCGGCGCCGTGAACCTCCTCCCGGCCTTCCCGCTGGATGGCGGCCACCTGCTGGCGGACGCGATCCGGCGCCGCTCGGGTCCGCGCCGGGCGCTCCGTCTGGTCGGGCTCCTCGGCATGGTGCTCTCCGCCCTGAGCTGGGTCGCCCTGGCCGCGAGCGTCGCGGCCGGCGTGCCGCTCTGGCTGCCGCCGGACTGGGGGCCGAACTGGGACGCCTGGCGGAGCGCCGGGCAGGGGCCTCGCGCCCTCGGCTAG
- a CDS encoding RluA family pseudouridine synthase — translation MPAILATVAADEADLRLDRWFRRHHPQLTQGALQKMLRTGQIKVDGKRAETGTRLLAGQQIRVPPMPEAPPPPPDRPAVSERDAAMLERMVIYRDDSVIALDKPHGLPVQGGPNIARHLDGMLDALRFGAEDRPRLVHRLDRDTSGVLLLARSAGAASKLASAFRGRDAKKTYWALVVGRPHPLAGRINMALAKGGGPRGERVAPAEEGDDGAHAITDFQVVDNARKHVSWLEMYPLTGRTHQLRVHAAAALKTPILGDGKYGGAAAHLEGMSDLLHLHARSIELPHPEGGTLSVSAPLPPHMNESFEFLGFDRPRTPPARRAR, via the coding sequence ATGCCAGCCATCCTCGCCACCGTCGCCGCGGACGAGGCGGATCTCCGCCTCGACCGCTGGTTCCGCCGCCACCACCCCCAGCTCACCCAGGGCGCGCTGCAGAAGATGCTGCGCACCGGCCAGATCAAGGTGGACGGCAAGCGGGCGGAGACGGGCACCCGCCTTCTCGCCGGCCAGCAGATCCGCGTGCCCCCGATGCCGGAGGCCCCGCCGCCCCCGCCGGACCGACCCGCCGTTTCGGAGCGGGACGCGGCGATGCTGGAGCGGATGGTGATCTACCGCGACGATTCCGTGATCGCGCTGGACAAGCCGCACGGCCTGCCCGTGCAGGGCGGGCCGAACATCGCGCGCCATCTGGACGGGATGCTGGACGCGCTGCGCTTCGGCGCGGAGGACCGGCCGCGCCTGGTCCACCGGCTGGACCGGGACACCTCCGGCGTCCTCCTCCTCGCCCGCAGCGCCGGCGCGGCGTCGAAGCTCGCCTCGGCCTTCCGGGGGCGGGACGCGAAGAAGACCTACTGGGCCCTCGTGGTCGGCCGCCCGCACCCGCTGGCCGGGCGCATCAACATGGCGCTGGCGAAGGGAGGCGGCCCGCGCGGGGAGCGCGTCGCCCCCGCCGAGGAGGGGGATGACGGCGCGCACGCCATCACGGACTTCCAGGTGGTGGACAATGCCCGCAAGCACGTCTCCTGGCTGGAGATGTATCCGCTGACCGGCCGCACCCACCAGCTCCGCGTCCACGCTGCCGCCGCGCTGAAGACCCCCATCCTCGGCGACGGCAAGTACGGCGGCGCGGCCGCGCACCTGGAGGGGATGTCGGACCTCCTCCACCTCCACGCCCGCTCCATCGAGCTGCCGCACCCGGAGGGCGGGACCCTTTCCGTCTCCGCCCCGCTGCCGCCGCATATGAACGAGAGCTTCGAGTTCCTCGGCTTCGACCGGCCGCGCACCCCGCCCGCGCGCCGTGCGCGCTGA